From the Micromonospora sediminicola genome, one window contains:
- a CDS encoding ComEC/Rec2 family competence protein has translation MSVDDADAALDLRLAGFAVAAWLAALAGLHLGVRALAGLSAVAVALALVVALGLRAGRHHPVEPLRRYGWIAVAVLLGALCGAAATGARLAVRDAAPVRALVAERALVTAELVVRDDPRPVRGAPGRSTMLLVRVDLLRLTGPDGGRLTGPVRGLVLATDPGWRGLLPGQRVTTRGRLAEPRGGDLTAAVLSVTGPPTRHGRASWPQRAAGTLRSGLQRACEPLPDAPGGLLPGLVVGDTSRLPPEVEEDFRATGMTHLNAVSGSNVAIVVGAVLLLARWARAGPRTAAGFCVLALVGFVILVRPSPSVVRAAAMGAIGLAALAAGRSRAALPALAAAIAALVLLDPELAGDPGFALSVCATGGLLLFAPGWRDALRRRGVPVGLAEALAVPAAAQLACGPVIAGMSATVSLVAVPANLLAVPAVAPATVLGVLAAVLSPVWPGGAEFLAWLASWPARWLVTVAAHGAVLPAGTLPWVGGVVGALLLAVVSVALLLAARRRRARRLVAAVVVAVVLGALPVRLLASGWPPRGWVVVACAVGQGDALVLPVATGRAVVVDAGPEPSGVDACLRRLGIREVPLLVVSHFHVDHVGGVAGVFRGRRVSAVVSPPWPEPAYGVAQVREAARRGGASLAPAPAGWRWGQGAVRLVAVGPPYPLRGSRSDPNNNSLVLTATVSGVRILLAGDAETEEQRAVRETLPTDAIRADVLKVAHHGSAYQDPEFLAAVRPAVALICVGVDNDYGHPHPALLGRLARGGARVVRTDTDGDVAAVRTATGLAVAVRGAAPGRPR, from the coding sequence GTGAGCGTCGACGACGCGGACGCCGCGTTGGACCTGCGGCTGGCCGGGTTCGCGGTGGCCGCGTGGCTCGCCGCGCTGGCCGGGCTGCACCTCGGCGTCCGGGCCCTCGCGGGGCTGTCCGCCGTCGCCGTCGCGCTCGCCCTCGTCGTGGCCCTGGGCCTGCGCGCCGGGCGGCACCACCCCGTCGAGCCGCTCCGCCGGTACGGCTGGATCGCCGTCGCCGTGCTGCTGGGCGCGCTCTGTGGGGCGGCGGCCACCGGGGCCCGGCTCGCGGTCCGGGACGCCGCCCCGGTGCGGGCGCTGGTCGCCGAACGCGCCCTGGTCACCGCCGAGCTGGTGGTCCGGGACGACCCCCGGCCGGTGCGCGGCGCACCCGGCCGCTCGACCATGCTGCTGGTCCGCGTCGACCTGCTGCGCCTCACCGGCCCCGACGGCGGTCGGCTCACCGGTCCGGTACGCGGCCTGGTGCTCGCCACCGATCCGGGCTGGCGAGGGCTGCTGCCGGGGCAGCGGGTCACCACCCGGGGGCGGCTGGCCGAGCCGCGCGGCGGCGACCTCACCGCGGCGGTGCTCTCGGTGACCGGGCCGCCGACCCGGCATGGGCGCGCGTCGTGGCCGCAGCGGGCGGCGGGCACGTTGCGCTCCGGGCTTCAACGTGCCTGCGAACCGCTGCCGGACGCGCCCGGCGGACTGCTTCCCGGCCTGGTGGTGGGTGACACGAGCCGGCTGCCACCCGAGGTGGAGGAGGACTTCCGGGCCACCGGGATGACCCATCTCAACGCGGTGTCGGGGTCCAACGTGGCCATCGTCGTCGGCGCGGTGCTGCTGCTGGCCCGCTGGGCACGCGCCGGCCCGCGTACCGCCGCCGGGTTCTGCGTGCTCGCGCTCGTCGGTTTCGTCATCCTGGTGCGTCCCTCGCCGAGCGTCGTGCGGGCCGCGGCCATGGGCGCGATCGGGCTCGCCGCGTTGGCCGCCGGCCGGTCCCGGGCGGCGTTGCCGGCGCTGGCCGCCGCGATCGCCGCGCTGGTGCTGCTCGACCCGGAGCTGGCCGGGGACCCGGGCTTCGCGTTGTCGGTCTGCGCCACCGGCGGGCTGCTGCTGTTCGCCCCCGGCTGGCGGGACGCGCTGCGTCGCCGAGGCGTGCCGGTGGGCCTGGCCGAGGCGCTGGCGGTCCCGGCGGCCGCGCAGCTCGCCTGCGGTCCGGTGATCGCCGGCATGTCCGCGACGGTCAGCCTGGTGGCGGTGCCGGCGAACCTGCTGGCGGTGCCGGCCGTCGCGCCGGCCACGGTGCTCGGCGTGCTGGCCGCGGTGCTGTCGCCGGTGTGGCCCGGCGGGGCCGAGTTCCTCGCCTGGCTGGCGAGTTGGCCGGCCCGCTGGCTGGTGACCGTGGCGGCCCACGGGGCCGTGCTGCCGGCCGGGACCCTGCCGTGGGTGGGTGGGGTGGTCGGCGCGCTGCTGCTGGCGGTCGTGAGCGTGGCGCTGCTGCTCGCCGCCCGCAGGCGTCGGGCCCGGCGGCTGGTCGCGGCCGTCGTGGTGGCGGTGGTGCTGGGCGCGCTGCCGGTCCGGCTGCTCGCCTCCGGGTGGCCGCCGCGCGGCTGGGTGGTGGTGGCGTGCGCGGTGGGGCAGGGTGACGCGCTGGTGCTGCCGGTGGCGACCGGTCGGGCCGTGGTGGTCGACGCGGGCCCGGAACCGTCCGGCGTGGACGCCTGCCTGCGCCGTCTCGGCATCCGTGAGGTGCCGTTGCTGGTGGTCAGTCACTTCCACGTGGACCACGTGGGTGGGGTGGCCGGTGTGTTCCGGGGTAGGCGGGTGAGCGCGGTGGTGAGCCCACCCTGGCCCGAGCCGGCCTACGGCGTCGCCCAGGTGCGCGAGGCGGCCCGCCGGGGCGGCGCCTCGCTGGCCCCGGCGCCGGCGGGATGGCGTTGGGGGCAGGGCGCGGTGCGGCTGGTCGCGGTCGGGCCGCCGTACCCGCTGCGCGGCAGCCGGTCCGATCCGAACAACAACTCCCTGGTCCTGACCGCCACCGTGTCCGGGGTGCGGATCCTGCTGGCCGGGGACGCCGAGACCGAGGAGCAGCGGGCGGTGCGGGAGACGCTCCCGACCGACGCGATCCGCGCCGACGTGCTGAAGGTGGCGCATCACGGGTCGGCGTACCAGGATCCGGAGTTCCTCGCCGCGGTCCGCCCGGCGGTCGCGCTGATCTGCGTGGGTGTCGACAACGACTACGGGCACCCCCACCCGGCTCTGCTGGGCCGGTTGGCCCGGGGCGGTGCGCGGGTGGTGCGGACCGACACCGACGGGGACGTGGCGGCGGTCCGGACCGCGACCGGCCTGGCGGTGGCGGTACGCGGCGCCGCCCCCGGACGGCCCCGGTGA
- the holA gene encoding DNA polymerase III subunit delta — translation MGDVTPASLPPILLVLGDEELLATRAVTEAVARAREVDADVDVREYQAGSLTVGEIDEMLSPSLFGGRRVLVLRSGQDARKDLSAALLAYAKNPDPDVQLVVLHLGGAKGRAFADGLRSAGATVVPAAKLKGHRDRVAFVREEIRRNGGTCTEDAAEALIAAVGADLRELAAACSQLVADTDGRIGADTVSRYYRGRVEVTGFTVADATMVGDVPGALEALRWALHVGVDAVPIADALADGVRTVARVASAGRGSAYQLASSLGMPAWKIERAQRQGRGWTPEGLVEAMRVAAECNAAVKGGADDRAYALERAVFSVAAARRGGAR, via the coding sequence ATGGGCGACGTGACCCCCGCCAGCCTGCCTCCTATTCTGCTCGTCCTCGGCGACGAGGAGCTGCTCGCCACGCGCGCGGTCACCGAAGCCGTGGCGCGGGCCCGTGAGGTGGACGCCGACGTGGACGTCCGGGAATACCAGGCCGGCTCCCTGACGGTCGGCGAGATCGACGAGATGTTGAGCCCGTCGCTGTTCGGCGGCCGGCGCGTGTTGGTGCTCCGCTCCGGCCAGGACGCCCGCAAGGACCTGTCGGCCGCGCTGCTGGCGTACGCGAAGAATCCCGACCCGGACGTGCAGCTGGTGGTGCTGCACCTCGGCGGGGCCAAGGGCCGGGCGTTCGCCGACGGGCTGCGGTCCGCGGGCGCCACCGTGGTGCCGGCGGCCAAGCTCAAGGGGCACCGCGACCGGGTGGCCTTCGTGCGGGAGGAGATCCGCCGCAACGGTGGCACGTGCACCGAGGACGCCGCCGAGGCCCTGATCGCGGCGGTCGGCGCCGATCTGCGCGAGCTGGCGGCCGCCTGCTCGCAGCTCGTCGCCGACACCGACGGGCGGATCGGGGCCGACACGGTCTCCCGCTACTACCGGGGTCGGGTCGAGGTGACCGGCTTCACCGTGGCCGACGCGACGATGGTCGGCGACGTTCCCGGCGCACTGGAGGCGCTGCGGTGGGCGCTGCACGTCGGGGTGGACGCGGTGCCGATCGCCGACGCGCTCGCCGACGGCGTACGGACCGTGGCCCGGGTCGCCTCGGCCGGCCGGGGCAGCGCCTACCAGCTCGCCAGCAGCCTCGGCATGCCGGCGTGGAAGATCGAGCGGGCCCAGCGCCAGGGTCGGGGCTGGACGCCGGAGGGCCTGGTCGAGGCGATGCGCGTGGCCGCCGAGTGCAACGCGGCGGTCAAGGGCGGCGCCGACGACCGGGCCTACGCGCTGGAACGGGCCGTCTTCTCGGTGGCCGCGGCCCGGCGGGGCGGCGCCCGGTGA
- a CDS encoding HDIG domain-containing metalloprotein yields MTVEHALAVPTDEQIRALHERIAPHEEAFTLVYTHCRIVCAVVEQLLDRCPPDLNVELVRAGSLLHDIGVYRLYGATGELDHANYVRHGVLGHALLRDLGFSERVSRFCSHHTGVGLTREDVLRQCLPLPVADYTADTPEEELVLYADKFHSKTTPPTFVTAASYAAGVRRFGADKVARFAALVERFGEPDLRLLSDRYRHPII; encoded by the coding sequence GTGACCGTCGAGCACGCGCTGGCAGTCCCGACGGACGAGCAGATTCGGGCGCTGCACGAACGGATCGCACCCCACGAGGAAGCCTTCACGCTCGTCTACACCCACTGCCGGATCGTGTGCGCCGTGGTCGAGCAGCTGCTCGACAGGTGCCCTCCGGATCTGAACGTCGAGCTGGTCCGCGCGGGCAGCCTCCTGCACGACATCGGTGTCTACCGCCTGTACGGGGCGACCGGGGAACTCGATCACGCGAACTACGTCCGCCACGGGGTGCTCGGGCATGCGCTCCTGCGCGACCTCGGGTTCTCCGAGCGGGTGAGCAGGTTCTGTTCCCACCACACCGGGGTCGGGCTCACTCGCGAGGACGTGCTGCGGCAGTGCCTGCCACTGCCGGTGGCCGACTACACGGCCGACACGCCGGAAGAAGAGCTGGTGCTGTACGCGGACAAGTTCCACAGCAAGACGACACCGCCCACGTTCGTGACCGCGGCGTCCTACGCCGCCGGGGTGCGGCGGTTCGGTGCGGACAAGGTGGCCCGGTTCGCGGCGCTGGTGGAGAGGTTCGGCGAGCCCGATCTCCGCCTCCTGTCCGACCGCTATCGGCACCCGATCATCTGA
- the rpsT gene encoding 30S ribosomal protein S20 yields the protein MANIKSQIKRNRQNEKRRLRNKSVKSSLKTAIRKFNEAAEAGDTEKASVLMREATRKLDKAASKGVIHANQAANRKSAIAKRVASFSA from the coding sequence GTGGCGAACATCAAGTCCCAGATCAAGCGCAACCGGCAGAACGAGAAGCGCCGGCTGCGTAACAAGTCGGTCAAGTCGTCGCTGAAGACCGCCATCCGGAAGTTCAACGAGGCTGCCGAGGCCGGCGACACCGAGAAGGCCAGCGTTCTCATGCGCGAGGCCACCCGGAAGCTGGACAAGGCCGCCAGCAAGGGCGTCATCCACGCCAACCAGGCGGCCAACCGGAAGTCGGCGATCGCCAAGCGCGTCGCGTCGTTCTCGGCCTGA
- a CDS encoding phosphotransferase family protein yields the protein MRQHGAVRAISLPPVAYGATAERPGWVDLPPGLRDALAARLGGPPAAVRVAGGGFTRGFAAVLTGPGGDPVFVKAAALDGQRHLVDWHAHEAAVLARLPAGLPVPRPRWALTAAGWYALALDAIDGRVPRLPWDPAELDAALTTYAEVAAALADPPGDLAALGLPRLADLAREDILWWGEVAAGREPLPAPAAGAPLAELVALESRLPGYADAAPGLAHGDLRVDNLLLDPAGRAWLCDWTWLCHGPAWFDLAGLLLTAYASGLDADAAFARHPAVAGAPEDALDVTLAALAGYHLTGAAAGPSTMSAHLRAHRRWSGEQALTWLAERQGWSWARPAGSTPAH from the coding sequence GTGCGGCAGCATGGTGCGGTGCGTGCGATCTCGCTACCCCCCGTCGCGTACGGGGCCACGGCCGAGCGGCCCGGCTGGGTCGACCTGCCGCCGGGGCTGCGTGACGCGCTGGCCGCCCGGCTCGGCGGCCCACCGGCGGCGGTCCGGGTGGCCGGCGGCGGCTTCACCCGCGGCTTCGCCGCCGTGCTGACCGGCCCGGGCGGCGACCCGGTGTTCGTCAAGGCGGCGGCGCTGGACGGGCAGCGGCACCTGGTCGACTGGCACGCCCACGAGGCCGCCGTCCTGGCCCGGCTCCCCGCCGGCCTGCCGGTGCCCCGGCCGCGCTGGGCGCTGACCGCGGCCGGCTGGTACGCCCTGGCCCTCGACGCGATCGACGGGCGCGTCCCCCGGCTGCCCTGGGACCCGGCCGAGTTGGACGCCGCCCTCACCACGTACGCCGAGGTGGCCGCCGCGCTCGCCGACCCGCCCGGTGACCTCGCCGCGCTCGGGCTGCCCCGCCTCGCCGACCTGGCCCGGGAGGACATCCTCTGGTGGGGCGAGGTGGCCGCCGGCCGCGAACCACTCCCCGCCCCGGCGGCCGGGGCCCCGCTGGCGGAGCTGGTCGCGCTGGAGTCCCGCCTCCCCGGCTACGCCGACGCCGCCCCCGGGCTGGCCCACGGCGACCTGCGGGTGGACAACCTCCTGCTCGACCCCGCCGGTCGCGCCTGGCTGTGCGACTGGACCTGGCTCTGCCACGGGCCCGCCTGGTTCGACCTGGCCGGCCTGCTGCTCACCGCGTACGCCAGCGGCCTCGACGCGGACGCCGCCTTCGCCCGCCACCCGGCCGTGGCGGGCGCGCCCGAGGACGCGCTGGACGTGACGCTCGCCGCGCTGGCCGGCTACCACCTGACCGGCGCCGCCGCCGGGCCGTCGACGATGTCTGCGCACCTGCGCGCCCACCGGCGCTGGAGCGGCGAGCAGGCGCTCACCTGGCTGGCCGAGCGGCAAGGCTGGTCCTGGGCGCGCCCCGCTGGATCCACCCCAGCTCATTGA
- a CDS encoding DUF4240 domain-containing protein, with product MRTDEFWQLIDDARSGAGGEPDAVAARAVALLAERDPEEIVGYAHHQRRVLAASYRVDLWGAAYLINGGASDDGFEYFRGWLMTQGRAVFARAVAEPDSLAELPRVRAAALSGEEFECEPMLAVPWEAYRKATASELPTDRDPVPEPDLNDFWDFDDEEEARRRLPRLAALFVEPPQE from the coding sequence ATGAGGACCGACGAGTTCTGGCAGTTGATCGACGACGCCCGGAGCGGGGCCGGGGGAGAGCCCGACGCGGTCGCCGCCCGGGCGGTCGCGCTGCTGGCCGAGCGCGACCCGGAGGAGATCGTCGGGTACGCCCACCACCAGCGGCGGGTGCTGGCCGCCTCCTACCGGGTCGACCTGTGGGGCGCGGCCTACCTGATCAACGGCGGCGCGTCGGACGACGGCTTCGAATACTTCCGGGGCTGGCTGATGACCCAGGGCCGGGCGGTCTTCGCCCGCGCGGTCGCCGAGCCGGACTCGCTGGCCGAGCTGCCCCGGGTGCGGGCGGCCGCGCTCAGCGGCGAGGAGTTCGAGTGCGAGCCGATGCTGGCGGTGCCGTGGGAGGCCTACCGGAAGGCCACGGCGAGCGAGTTGCCGACCGACCGCGACCCGGTGCCGGAGCCCGACCTGAACGACTTCTGGGACTTCGACGACGAGGAGGAGGCCCGGCGTCGGTTGCCGAGGCTCGCCGCGCTCTTCGTCGAGCCGCCCCAGGAGTGA
- the lepA gene encoding translation elongation factor 4, whose product MPPTLDPGANAPGATDPARIRNFCIIAHIDHGKSTLADRMLQLTGVVDPRQMRAQYLDRMDIERERGITIKSQAVRMPWTIREGDRAGETAVLNMIDTPGHVDFTYEVSRSLAACEGAILLVDAAQGIEAQTLANLYLALENDLRIIPVLNKIDLPAAQPEKYAEELAHLIGGDPADCIRVSGKTGEGVPYLLDEIVRQFVPPVGAAEAPARAMIFDSVYDVYRGVVTYVRVVDGRISARDRIKMMSTGAVHELLEIGVISPEMVKADALGVGEVGYLITGVKDVRQSRVGDTVTINGNPAQEALGGYKDPKPMVYSGLYPIDGSDYPNLREALDKLKLNDAALVYEPETSGALGFGFRCGFLGLLHLEIIRERLEREFNLDLISTAPNVVYRALTEDGQEIVVTNPSEYPTGKIAEVYEPTVRATVLTPNDYVGAVMELCQGRRGNLLGMDYLSADRVELRYTLPLAEIIYDFFDQLKSRTKGYASLDYETSGEQASDLVKVDILLHGEPVDAFSAIVHKDKAYNYGTTIAAKLRSLIPRQQFEVPIQAAIGSRVIARETIRAIRKDVLAKCYGGDISRKRKLLEKQKEGKKRMKMVGRVEVPQEAFIAALSSDSGDAKPAGKK is encoded by the coding sequence GTGCCACCGACGCTCGATCCCGGCGCGAACGCTCCTGGTGCCACCGACCCGGCGCGCATCCGGAACTTCTGCATCATCGCCCACATCGACCACGGGAAGTCGACCCTGGCCGACCGGATGCTGCAGCTCACCGGCGTGGTCGATCCCCGGCAGATGCGCGCGCAGTACCTGGACCGGATGGACATCGAGCGCGAGCGCGGCATCACCATCAAGAGTCAGGCCGTCCGGATGCCGTGGACGATCCGGGAGGGCGACCGGGCCGGCGAGACCGCCGTGCTCAACATGATCGACACCCCCGGCCACGTCGACTTCACCTACGAGGTGTCCCGCTCGCTGGCCGCCTGCGAGGGCGCGATCCTGCTGGTCGACGCCGCGCAGGGCATCGAGGCGCAGACGCTGGCCAACCTCTACCTGGCGCTCGAGAACGACCTGCGCATCATCCCCGTGCTCAACAAGATCGACCTGCCGGCCGCCCAGCCGGAGAAGTACGCCGAGGAGCTGGCCCACCTGATCGGCGGTGACCCGGCGGACTGCATCCGGGTCTCCGGCAAGACCGGTGAGGGCGTGCCCTACCTGCTCGACGAGATCGTCCGGCAGTTCGTGCCGCCGGTCGGCGCGGCCGAGGCCCCGGCCCGCGCGATGATCTTCGACTCGGTGTACGACGTCTACCGCGGCGTGGTCACCTACGTCCGGGTGGTCGACGGCCGGATCTCGGCGCGGGACCGGATCAAGATGATGTCCACCGGCGCCGTGCACGAGCTGCTGGAGATCGGCGTCATCTCGCCGGAGATGGTGAAGGCCGACGCGCTCGGCGTCGGTGAGGTGGGCTATCTGATCACCGGCGTGAAGGACGTCCGCCAGTCCCGGGTCGGTGACACGGTCACCATCAACGGCAACCCGGCCCAGGAGGCGCTCGGCGGCTACAAGGACCCGAAGCCGATGGTCTACTCGGGTCTCTATCCGATCGACGGCTCCGACTACCCGAACCTGCGTGAGGCGTTGGACAAGCTCAAGCTCAACGACGCCGCGTTGGTCTACGAGCCGGAGACGTCCGGGGCGCTCGGCTTCGGTTTCCGCTGCGGCTTCCTCGGCCTGCTCCACCTGGAGATCATCCGGGAGCGGCTGGAGCGGGAGTTCAACCTGGATCTGATCTCCACCGCGCCGAACGTGGTCTACCGGGCCCTCACCGAGGACGGCCAGGAGATCGTGGTGACCAACCCGAGCGAGTACCCGACCGGGAAGATCGCCGAGGTGTACGAGCCGACGGTGCGGGCCACCGTGCTGACGCCCAACGACTACGTCGGCGCCGTGATGGAGCTGTGCCAGGGCCGGCGGGGCAACCTGCTCGGCATGGACTACCTTTCCGCCGACCGGGTGGAGCTGCGCTACACCCTGCCGCTGGCCGAGATCATCTACGACTTCTTCGACCAGCTCAAGAGCCGCACCAAGGGCTACGCCTCGCTCGACTACGAGACCTCCGGCGAGCAGGCTTCCGACCTGGTCAAGGTCGACATCCTGCTGCACGGCGAGCCGGTGGACGCGTTCAGCGCGATCGTGCACAAGGACAAGGCGTACAACTACGGCACCACGATCGCGGCGAAGCTGCGTTCGCTGATCCCGCGCCAGCAGTTCGAGGTGCCGATCCAGGCGGCCATCGGCAGTCGGGTGATCGCCCGGGAGACGATCCGCGCGATCCGCAAGGACGTGCTCGCCAAGTGCTACGGCGGTGACATCAGCCGTAAGCGCAAGCTGCTGGAGAAGCAGAAGGAGGGCAAGAAGCGGATGAAGATGGTGGGCCGGGTGGAGGTCCCCCAGGAGGCGTTCATCGCCGCGCTCTCCTCCGACTCCGGCGACGCCAAGCCCGCCGGCAAGAAGTAG
- a CDS encoding GlsB/YeaQ/YmgE family stress response membrane protein has product MEFTVWGIITALIVGLIVGALGRLVVPGRQNMPMWLHMLIGVGAALLGTIVARASGFAETAGIDWRELLLQVLFAAIAVALVAGVGRRRGVTHH; this is encoded by the coding sequence GTGGAGTTCACCGTCTGGGGCATCATCACCGCGCTGATCGTCGGCCTGATCGTCGGCGCGCTGGGCCGGCTGGTCGTGCCGGGTCGTCAGAACATGCCGATGTGGCTGCACATGCTGATCGGCGTCGGCGCCGCGCTGCTGGGCACGATCGTCGCCCGGGCCTCCGGCTTCGCCGAGACCGCCGGCATCGACTGGCGCGAGCTGCTGCTGCAGGTGCTCTTCGCCGCCATCGCGGTCGCGCTGGTGGCGGGCGTCGGTCGTCGGCGGGGCGTCACCCACCACTGA
- a CDS encoding GlsB/YeaQ/YmgE family stress response membrane protein codes for MDLTVWGIITALVVGLIVGALGRLVVPGRQNMPMWLHMLIGVGAALLGTIVARASGFAETAGIDWRELMLQVLFAAIAVALVAGVGRRRSVSRY; via the coding sequence ATGGATCTCACCGTTTGGGGCATCATCACCGCGCTGGTCGTTGGTCTGATCGTCGGCGCGCTGGGCCGGCTGGTCGTGCCGGGCCGGCAGAACATGCCGATGTGGCTGCACATGCTGATCGGCGTCGGCGCCGCGCTGCTGGGCACGATCGTCGCCCGGGCCTCCGGCTTCGCCGAGACCGCCGGCATCGACTGGCGCGAGCTGATGCTGCAGGTGCTCTTCGCCGCCATCGCCGTCGCCCTGGTGGCCGGCGTCGGTCGTCGGCGCAGCGTCTCGCGTTACTGA
- a CDS encoding sugar ABC transporter substrate-binding protein, translated as MNRWKRLAPVTAIVASAALVLTGCGGSGDDDKAADNSKLTVWMMGEGGDAQTAFLDTVEAEFKKKHPETDVVVQYIPWLEAPKKFQAALAGGEGPDVTELGNTETQGWAAQEALADVTDKFNGWSEGKDILPDLVKNAQLDGKQYGVPWYAGVRAVYYRTDWFAEAGVKPPTNWDEMVAAAKAVQAKKPGTYGIALPGNSELPFYSFLWGAGGEIATKEGDTWKSGYNTPEAQKAVKFWTDLVTVHKVAPPAAAGWNEVDARTQFATGKAAMAFAGSWQGGAMKKDNPDIEKVWGTFPIPGPDGKAAPAFAGGSDIAVWKDSERQALAWDYMTVLLSKQKDQEFASSLGFFPVYKDLVSGGNYADDKVMAAFATAIQNTKLTPLTPKWVEVSRTKTVTQAMNSSVIKGQKTVEKATADAATEMESILNAK; from the coding sequence GTGAACAGGTGGAAGCGGCTGGCTCCGGTCACCGCCATCGTGGCGTCGGCCGCGCTGGTGCTGACCGGTTGCGGTGGCTCCGGCGACGACGACAAGGCCGCCGACAACAGCAAACTGACGGTTTGGATGATGGGTGAGGGCGGCGACGCCCAGACCGCGTTCCTCGACACGGTCGAGGCGGAGTTCAAGAAGAAGCACCCCGAGACCGACGTGGTGGTGCAGTACATCCCCTGGCTCGAGGCGCCGAAGAAGTTCCAGGCCGCGCTCGCCGGTGGGGAGGGCCCCGACGTCACCGAGCTGGGCAACACCGAGACCCAGGGCTGGGCGGCGCAGGAGGCGCTCGCCGACGTCACGGACAAGTTCAACGGCTGGTCCGAGGGCAAGGACATCCTGCCCGACCTGGTGAAGAACGCCCAGCTCGACGGCAAGCAGTACGGCGTCCCGTGGTACGCCGGCGTGCGCGCCGTCTACTACCGCACCGACTGGTTCGCCGAGGCCGGCGTGAAGCCGCCGACGAACTGGGACGAGATGGTCGCCGCCGCCAAGGCCGTCCAGGCCAAGAAGCCCGGCACCTACGGCATCGCCCTGCCGGGCAACTCCGAGCTGCCGTTCTACTCCTTCCTGTGGGGGGCCGGCGGCGAGATCGCCACCAAGGAGGGCGACACCTGGAAGTCCGGCTACAACACCCCCGAGGCGCAGAAGGCGGTCAAGTTCTGGACCGACCTGGTGACCGTGCACAAGGTCGCCCCGCCCGCCGCCGCCGGCTGGAACGAGGTCGACGCCCGGACCCAGTTCGCCACCGGCAAGGCCGCCATGGCCTTCGCCGGTAGCTGGCAGGGCGGCGCGATGAAGAAGGACAACCCCGACATCGAGAAGGTGTGGGGCACGTTCCCGATCCCCGGCCCGGACGGCAAGGCCGCCCCGGCGTTCGCCGGCGGGTCCGACATCGCGGTCTGGAAGGACAGCGAGCGGCAGGCGCTGGCCTGGGACTACATGACCGTGCTGCTGAGCAAGCAGAAGGACCAGGAGTTCGCCAGCAGCCTCGGCTTCTTCCCGGTCTACAAGGACCTGGTCAGCGGCGGCAACTACGCCGACGACAAGGTGATGGCCGCGTTCGCCACCGCCATCCAGAACACCAAGCTGACCCCGCTCACCCCCAAGTGGGTCGAGGTCAGCCGGACCAAGACGGTGACCCAGGCGATGAACAGCTCGGTCATCAAGGGCCAGAAGACGGTCGAGAAGGCAACCGCCGACGCGGCCACCGAGATGGAAAGCATCCTCAACGCCAAGTGA
- a CDS encoding carbohydrate ABC transporter permease: protein MTTLTEATDEAAVRGKAPARRPRRKVDRLPYLLLLPCLAIIAVLLLWPLGQVVMMSFYKLDSVRQLRGDREWPWVGLANYAQILSDPFFRTVLRNTVLFAVANVALTMVLGTLVGLLLNRLGKKMATFVASCVMLAWATPALTGTIVWKWIFDDTSGLVTWLFNKLPDGLSTTLFGRSDWTGYGWFNDPLMFFGILTLVVVWHSFPFIAVSVLAGLKSVPTELQEAARVDGAGPWKVFWSVTFPMLRPVFGILVVLSTIWDFKVFTQQFVLAGGTQDRSTFMLSIYSYAEAFSPPPKYGLGSAIAVILTVILLVVTALYVRMVLKQEDES, encoded by the coding sequence GTGACCACGCTGACCGAGGCCACCGACGAGGCCGCCGTGCGGGGGAAGGCCCCCGCGCGGCGGCCCCGCCGAAAGGTGGACCGCCTCCCGTACCTGCTGCTCCTGCCCTGCCTGGCGATCATCGCCGTGCTCCTGCTCTGGCCGCTCGGCCAGGTCGTGATGATGTCCTTCTACAAGTTGGACAGCGTCCGGCAGCTCCGGGGGGACCGCGAGTGGCCGTGGGTCGGCCTGGCCAACTACGCGCAGATCCTCAGCGACCCGTTCTTCCGTACGGTGTTGCGCAACACCGTGCTGTTCGCGGTCGCCAACGTGGCCCTCACCATGGTGCTGGGCACCCTGGTCGGGCTGCTGCTCAACCGGCTGGGCAAGAAGATGGCCACGTTCGTGGCGAGCTGCGTGATGCTCGCCTGGGCCACCCCGGCGCTCACCGGCACGATCGTCTGGAAGTGGATCTTCGACGACACGAGCGGGCTGGTCACCTGGCTGTTCAACAAGCTCCCGGACGGGCTCTCCACGACGCTGTTCGGGCGCAGCGACTGGACCGGCTACGGCTGGTTCAACGACCCGCTGATGTTCTTCGGCATCCTGACCCTGGTGGTGGTCTGGCACTCGTTCCCGTTCATCGCGGTGAGCGTGCTGGCCGGGCTCAAGAGCGTGCCGACCGAGCTGCAGGAGGCGGCCCGGGTCGACGGCGCCGGACCGTGGAAGGTCTTCTGGTCGGTCACGTTCCCGATGCTGCGGCCGGTCTTCGGCATCCTCGTGGTGCTCTCCACGATCTGGGACTTCAAGGTCTTCACCCAGCAGTTCGTGCTGGCCGGCGGCACGCAGGACCGCTCGACGTTCATGCTGTCGATCTACTCGTACGCGGAGGCGTTCTCGCCACCGCCCAAGTACGGCCTCGGCTCGGCCATCGCCGTCATCCTCACCGTGATCCTGCTCGTGGTGACCGCCCTGTACGTCCGCATGGTGCTCAAGCAGGAGGACGAGTCGTGA